The DNA region ACTCTCCTACTCGTCAATTCCATCTTTGGGGATTTTGTGTTTCTCCTGAAACTCAGCATGTTTCTGCCGCAggatttcagtctgtttcttaAAACCATTGACCCTGTGAAACAGCACGGAAGACACCATCAGATCCAGCATCACATTCAAACATCAGCGAACACACAGATTTCCTGTTATCAGCCAGAGGTGCCATCAAACTGAAGTAAGACAAATTAATTTAAAGCACTCACCTGGCCCTCTCTTTACATTCATTGTAAATTTCTGTGATGACTCGATCTTTCTCGTCCATGAAGTCATTGTGAACCTGTTCCAGTATCCTGAAAGAGTTGGAGAAACACTTGCGTTAAGACGCCCTTCACAGAATAACTTTGCTTAACCTGAAAACATGTTGCTCAGCAGGCGCTCTGTATGCTCAGTTGTATTTATGAGTTTGTGCAGCTGTTAGAAAAGCCCTTCAGATCACAAAGAAGTGAATCTCCGCAAACACAAGTGGCACAGAGtcagtgtgtgaaaacaaataCAAGGCCACAAGCCATGAGGCCGTGCCAGGACACATGGCAGAGACACATGTCCACAAACAATCCCATTCATCTGGATGTGAGTGTGGAGCAAAGAAAGCATGAATTCAGGAAAGAAGACGGATGGACTGCAGAAGCAAGCTCACGACAGGAAAGCATGAAATGGAGTTCAAATATCAAGACaaacgaaacaaaaaaaaacacacaatgccCTTTTCTCACTTGAAGAAGACTGCGTGGGCTCCCATGCTGAGCACCATGGCAATGATGCAGTAGCCCAACAGCTGGAagttcctcttcttcctcctcctcctctgccagtcCTCGGACATCATGTCCTGCGTGTGAGACTGACGAAACTGCTCCCAGTAACGCGTGTTCTCCTGGGCGTCCCTACTGATGGTGGTGAAATATTTGAAGATGCATCATGATAGGCGACATCAAAAACAAAGGTGGGACAGATGGtacaaatgttaaaaataaactgaactgaagcaTTAATGAGGCCAGTCTAAAGTAGTCAGAAAATTGTCACCTATCTAACAAGcacaaactgactgactgtgtgtatcTTCACCTGGCTCTGTAGCTGGTGTGACTGGAGCTGAAGGCCTGGCCCCCACTGTATGGACGTCTGATTTTGAAGTCATACTCCTTCCTGCTCTGGTCCTTGCTCAGCACTCGGTAGGCCTCGTTCAGCTCCACAAACTGGCTGTGCAGAGCTGGGTCGGCTGGGTTGCTGTCCGGGTGCAGCTGCATGATGAGTGGGTCGGTTACAGTAATGAGTCATAACCAACCAATGAACCAAGAGCTGTTCTGGTACAGGCATGTGCTTATGTCGACATGCTGCGTTGTACTTTCTCTGttaaacaaatgcatgcatatgtatgtTCTGTACTCGCattcatgctttttttccctAAAGGGTAAGTGGTGTCACCCCTCAATTATGTCAAAACCACAAGgtaaatacacatgcacatcctTATTTACACTGGGAatcacaacatgaaaacaaacagtcagGAAGCTCACTGTGGGAACAGTTATAAAGTAGAAGCAAGGCTGTGAAAGGCTGCCCTCGTGTGGCCAGACATTTTCTTTGTATGTGCAGCTAGTCAAAAAATGAGCACCCTACCTTCTTAGATTTGtcaaaaaaggcatttttaatttctgctgAGCTGGCGTCAGATTTGACTCCCAGGAGATCGTAGTAGTTCACAGCTTTTCTGTGGCGAGAAAAAAAAGGActcaaaatcaaacacacactcagacc from Chaetodon trifascialis isolate fChaTrf1 chromosome 5, fChaTrf1.hap1, whole genome shotgun sequence includes:
- the dnajc4 gene encoding dnaJ homolog subfamily C member 4 isoform X1 encodes the protein MQLEAQLRLCQSCLWCCKSGLRLLSQSYAHRKAVNYYDLLGVKSDASSAEIKNAFFDKSKKLHPDSNPADPALHSQFVELNEAYRVLSKDQSRKEYDFKIRRPYSGGQAFSSSHTSYRASRDAQENTRYWEQFRQSHTQDMMSEDWQRRRRKKRNFQLLGYCIIAMVLSMGAHAVFFKILEQVHNDFMDEKDRVITEIYNECKERARVNGFKKQTEILRQKHAEFQEKHKIPKDGIDE
- the dnajc4 gene encoding dnaJ homolog subfamily C member 4 isoform X2, which produces MQLEAQLRLCQSCLWCCKSGLRLLSQSYAHRKAVNYYDLLGVKSDASSAEIKNAFFDKSKKLHPDSNPADPALHSQFVELNEAYRVLSKDQSRKEYDFKIRRPYSGGQAFSSSHTSYRARDAQENTRYWEQFRQSHTQDMMSEDWQRRRRKKRNFQLLGYCIIAMVLSMGAHAVFFKILEQVHNDFMDEKDRVITEIYNECKERARVNGFKKQTEILRQKHAEFQEKHKIPKDGIDE